The Filimonas lacunae genomic sequence ACGATATCAACTTTGCCAAGTCGCTGCTGGACTACACCCGCAAAAAAGGCTATAAGGGCATTGTGTGTGTGCGGGGGGATGAGGTGCTGGAGCTGGCTGCGTTGTACCAGCCGGCAGGTATTTTACTGGATATTCAGCTGCCCGTACAGGATGGCTGGGAAGTGATGGAAGTGTTGAAAGGTTCGCCATTAACCAGGCATATACCGGTGCATATTATGTCGTCGCATGAGTTCCGTTACCAGAGTTTAAGCAAGGGGGCGGTAGACTTTATCAATAAGCCGGTGGCTTTTGAACAGATGAAAGATATCTTTAACCGTATTGAAGAGGTATTAACGGCCAACCCGCGTAAGGTGCTGATTGTGGAAGAAAACCCCAAGCATGCTAAAGCACTGGCCTACTTCCTGGAAACCCACCAGGTAAATGCAGAGATCAAAGACAATGTAAATGATAGTGTAGCTGCGCTGAACAAGCAACAGGTGAATTGTGTGATACTGGATATGGGCGTGCCCGACCAGAATGCCTACGACACGCTGGAAGAAGTGAAAAAGCGTCCCGGACTGGAAAACCTGCCTATTATCATTTTCACTGGTAAAAGCCTGAGTAAATCGGAAGAGCTGCGCATTAAAAAGTATGCAGATTCTATCGTTATTAAAACCGCCCATTCCTATAAGCGCATACTGGATGAGGTATCCCTGTTCTTACACCTGGTAGAAGAGAAAAAAGAGAATGGGGAAAATCCGCGTCAATACCGTAACCTGGGGCAACTGCAGGATGTGCTGAGAGGTAAAAAGGTGCTGATTGCCGATGACGATGTACGTAACATCTATTCTCTTACAAAAGCGCTGGAAACTTTCCATATGAATGTAATTTCGGCTATGGATGGCAAAGAAGCGTTGAAGCAACTGGAACAACATCCCGATACAGATATTGTGTTGATGGATATGATGATGCCGGAAATGGATGGGTATGAAAGTACCCGCCTTATCAGGGAAACGCATGCTTTCCGTAACTTGCCGATTATAGCAGTAACGGCTAAAGCTATGACGGGCGACAGGGCCAAGTGTATCAGCGCAGGAGCATCGGATTATATTACCAAGCCGGTAGATATAGATCAGTTGTTATCGTTGCTGAGGGTATGGTTGTACGACAGGAATTAACTGTATTACCTATAAGGCTAGAACTTTGATTATGGACAAAGGAAAGGTGTTAATTGTAGATGATGATGCGCGTAATATTTTTGCGCTTTCGGCGGTATTAAAGTCGAGGGGCTATACCTGCATTGCTGCGGGCGATGTAAAGGAAGCAATGCAAAAGATCACCACCCAGGAGGGCATAAAAGTTGTATTGCTGGATATGATGCTGCCGGATATGGATGGCTATGAAGCTTTACCCGATATGAAGGCAGCGCCAGAATACCAGGGCATACCTATTATTGCGGTTACCGCACAGGCCATGGCGGGCGACAGGGAACGTTGCATGCGGGCAGGTGCAGATGGCTATGTAAGCAAACCGGTGAATGTGGATGAACTGATACGATTAATGAACGCTTTAACTGATTAGCCGGATTGGAACACATATATATCAATGATAATGAAGTTGACATTCTTTTAAACGATATCATCAGTTTATACGGGTACGACTTTTCTGAATATGCCAGGGCTTCTTTAGGTCGCCGCATAAACAGGTTGTTTGTGCTGGATAAATTTGTTTCGTTTGCAGAACTGCGCTACCGGGTAAAAACCGACCCGGACTACTTTAGTCATTTTGTAGAAGAGATTACGGTGAATGTAACAGAGATGTTTCGCGATCCGTTGTTTTATAAAGCTTTACGGGAAGAAGTGTTGCCGGTATTGGCAACGCATCCTTTTATCAGGATATGGCATGCAGGTTGTTCTACCGGGGAAGAGGTATATTCTATGGCGATATTGTTGCAGGAAGCTAACCTGCTGCATAAATCGTTGTTATACGCCACTGACATCAACCCCAAGGTGCTGGAAAAATTGCGTGCAGGCATTTTTCCGCTTAGCCAGATGAAGCAATATTCTGAAAACTATATTGCATCGGGAGGTAAGGAAGTATTTAGCAGTTATTATACTGCTAATTACGACCGGGCCAAGTTTGACAGCAACCTGGGTAAAAATATTATTGTAAGTACCCATAACCTGGTTTCGGACAGATCATTTAACGAGTTTCAGTTAATTGTTTGCCGGAATGTGCTTATTTATTTTGACAAGCCATTAAAAGACAAAGCTTTTCAGTTGTTTGAAGAAAGCCTGGAAAAGCTGGGCTTTCTGGCATTGGGCTCAAAAGAAAATCTCAAGTTTTCGCCGGTTGGCAAAAAATTTCGCCAGCTGGATAACAGACAAAAGATATGGAGGAAAATAGAATAACACGGGGAAGCGGATTGGTAGTGGTAGGAGGATCGGCCGGTAGCCTGGACGTTATTTTAAAGGTATTGCCATTGTTAAGTGAAAGATTGCTGATTCCTGTTATCATAGTATTGCACCGCAAAACCAGTGACGACAACATATTAGTGGAATTGCTTGCCGCTAAAACCAAACTTCCCGTAAAAGAAGTGGAAGACGGGGATATTATTACCCCTGGTATTGTATATGTAGCACCAGCCGACTATCATTTATTAATAGAGAAAAATGGTGGCTTATCACTCGATGCTTCCGAAAAAATCAACTATAGCCGTCCCAGTATTGATGCCACCTTTGAATCGGCGGCGCTTGCCTATAACACACAACTCACAGCTGTTATATTATCCGGTGGTAATGGAGATGGTACCGAGGGCTTAAAAGCGGTAAAAGAACATAAGGGAGTAGCCATAGCGCAAGATCCTTCTACTGCTACAGCGCCTTATATGCCACAGTTTGCTATTACTGCCATTCCTATGGATGCCATTCTGGATGCAGAGGGGCTGGCCGAATACATTAACCAGTTTAGCTAAGAGGTGCGCGGTTATAAGCACTGCCGCGCACTTGTGTTACTTTCTTTTGCCACTTACCACCAGCACAGCGCCTACCACTACAACAGCGGCACCGGCATAAGTAGGCCAGCCTATCCATTTGTTTTCCTTTTTGTTGATCTCTACCGGGCCTATATCGGCCACTTTTTCCTGCGTGGTTACGGAAAAGCCTCTTATTACAATCATGACTATTCCAATAATAATCAATACAATACCCAGTGTTTTCATGATTAATGGTTTTGTTATCCCTAATTCAAGGCGCATGCCAGACATCTGCAACAGTATGGAAACGATTGCGTAAAAAAAGGGAGCCGGTGGGGGGAGTGTTTGCTAAAAAGGATATAGCATTGCTTATTGACTGATTTATAAATTGCTTGTCATGAACAGATTATCTGTGATAGGGCTATTAGGAATTGCAAGCGCCTTGTGGGCCGATGTAGATGTAAAAGCGCAAAAAGTTTCTTCTCCTGCGTATTCGTGGAATCATTTACCGGTAGTGGCGCAACCCGCGTTTAAAAAAGATACCCTGAGCATTGTGGCTTTTGGAGCCAAAGCAGATGGCGTTACGTTAAACACCGAGAGTATTAACAAAGCCATTGCCGCCTGTAGCAAAAAGGGTGGGGGCGTAGTGCTGGTACCGGAAGGCTTATGGCTTACCGGGCCTATTGTTTTGCAAAGCAATGTGAACCTGCATGTAAAGCGTGCTGCTATTATACAGTTTACCGACGATTTTAACCAATACCCCCTGGTAGAAGGTAATTATGAAGGTTTACGCAGTGCGCGCAACCAATCGCCCGTTTCAGGCACTAACCTGGAAAATGTGGCTATCACCGGAACCGGGGTGTTGGATGGCAATGGGGCTGCCTGGCACATGGGCTACCGCGACCGCTTTACCGAAGCACAGTGGAAGAAGAAAATTGCCGCCGGCGGTTCGGTAAGTGAAGATGGCAGAATATGGTTTCCTTCGGAGAAAACCCGCAGGGGACATGAAACCAAAAACAACGGTATTTTAAAAGACGGTAAAACGCTGGCAGATTTTGAAGACGTGAAAGATTATCTGCGTCCGAATATGGTGGTGCTTACCAACTGCAAAAAGGTATTGCTGGAAGGAGTTACCTTTCAAAATTCCCCTGCCTGGTGCATTCACCCTTTATTATGTAAAGACATTACTCTGCGTAACGTATTTGCGAAAAACCCCGAAACTGCTCCCAACGGCGACGGGTTAGACCTGGAAAGCTGCGCCCAGGTGCTGGTGGAAGGCTGCACTTTTGATGTGGGCGATGATGGCATTTGTATTAAATCGGGCAGGGATGAAGAAGGCCGCAAAAGAGGGGCGCCTACAGAGAATGCGATCATTCGTAATAACATAGTGTATCATGCACATGGCGGCCTGGTGATAGGCAGCGAAATGAGTGGCGGCGCACGTAACATCTTTGTAGAGAATTGCTCTTTTATAGGTTCGGATAAAGGCTTGCGGTTTAAAACTGCCCGTGGCCGTGGTGGTGTGGTGGAAAAGATATACTGCCGCAACATTAGCATGCGCAACATTGTAGAAGAAGCCATCTTCTTTGATATGTATTATTTTACCAGGCCCCCGGCCGGTGTTTCGGCAGAGGAAGTGCCTGCGGTTACAGAAGCCACCCCACAGTTTAAAGACTTTTATATCAGCAACATTGTGTGCAATGGTGCCAGCAAGGGCATTTTTATGCGGGGCCTGCCCGAGATGCATGTAAAAAATGTGCAGCTGAGTAATATGGTGCTAAAGGTGAAGAAAGGGATTGAACTGATTGAAAGCAGCGGCATCAGCTTACAGAACATTCAACTGCAAACCACGCTCAACAACCCCGTGATGTATGTTGAAAACAGTGATGCTATCACATTTGATAACATTACTTATCAGTCACAGGTGCCTGTGTTATTGGGTATCAGTGGCAAAAGAACCGCGAATGTGCGTGTACTGAATACTGATACTACTAAAGCAGAAAAAGCGGTGGAATACAGCCACGATGCCAGCGAAAAGGCGTTGCTGATGAACACTGCTAAAAAATAATCCACTTATCTAACTGTAAAATGCTGCGATATGATGAATAGATTGGCTGTACAAGGCCTGTTATGTAGTGCTATGTTGCTTGGCCTTACCTATGAAGTGGTAAAGGCACAGCCTCTGAGAGGTTGGCCGCCGGTGAGGGATAACCAGGCTTCTGGTATATCCAAAGTGTGGGTGCCCGACAATGGCAATGGTACTTTTAAAAACCCGGTGCTGAATGCCGATTACTCCGATCCGGATGCTATACGTGTTGGGGATGATTATTATTTAATCAGCAGCAGTTTTGATGCGGTGCCAGGCTTGCCTATCCTGCAATCAAAAGACCTGGTGAACTGGAAAATAGCCGGGCATGCTTTATTGCGCCAGCCCCCTTTTGACCATTTTGCTAAAACACAACATGGTAACGGTGTATGGGCGCCTTCTATCCGTTACCGCAATGGCGAATTCTATATTTATTACCCCGATCCGGATTTTGGTATCTATCTCACCAAAGCCAAAAACATTACTGGTCCCTGGAGCGATCCGGTGCTGGTAGAAGCCGGCAAGGGGCTGATAGATCCCTGCCCGTTATGGGATGAGGATGGTAAGGCATACCTGGTACATGCGTATGCAGGAAGCCGCGCCGGCATTAAAAGTGTGCTGGTAGTAAAGGAAATGAATGCAGAAGGTACCGCCACTACTTCGGCCGGTGTGCTGGTGTATGATGGGCATGGTACAGAAGATATTACCGTAGAAGGCCCTAAGCTGTATAAACGCAAAGGGTATTACTACATATTTGCCCCCGCAGGTGGCGTGCCTACCGGCTGGCAGATTGTATTACGGAGTAAAAACATTTACGGCCCTTACGAACGCAGGGTGGTAATGGACCAGGGTACTACTAAAGTCAATGGCCCGCACCAGGGCGCCTGGGTAACCACGCAAACCGGGGAAGACTGGTTTTTACATTTCCAGGATAAGGAAGCCTATGGTCGTGTAGTGCATTTGCAGCCGATGCGTTGGCTGAACGACTGGCCGGTAATTGGGTTGGATCGCAATTTAGATGGCAAGGGCGAGCCGGTACTGAACTATAAAAAGCCCAACGTAGGTAAAACCTGGCCTATTGAAACACCGGCTGAGTCGGATGAATTCAATGATGTCACATTGGGTTTGCAATGGCAATGGCAGGCCAATCCCAAGGCTACCTGGAGCTTTTTAAACCCCACCAAAGGCAGCCTGCGTTTATTCTCCGATAAAGTGCCTGATAGTGCTGTGAACTTGTGGGAGGTGCCGAATATCTTATTTCAGAAAACGCCGGCAGATGCATTTATGGCTACTACTAAGTTCACCTTTACGCCTAACGAAAAACTGGTGAACGAAAAAGCCGGATTGGTAGTGTTGGGATATAGCTATGCCGGACTGGCGGTAAAAAGCAAAAAAGACGGTTTATACCTGGTATATAACGCTTGCAAGGATGCGGAGAAAAAGCGTCCTGAACTGGAAACTGAGCTAGCTAAGCTCAGCGGTAAAGAAGTGTATTTTCGTGTTACAGTTACCAGCGGTGCACAGTGCCGTTTTAGCTACAGCCTTAACGGACAGCAGTTTATTAACGCCGGAGAAGTGTTTACCGCAGAGCCAGGTCGCTGGGTAGGCGCTAAAGTAGGATTGTATTGCACCCGAACCACCCAGATTAATGATGCAGGCTATGTAGATGTAGACTGGTTTAGGGTAGAAGCGGTGCGTTAGTCAGCTATCATTTAAATAGTTAAGAAGAGCCTGTTGTTTTGTTAAAACATACAGGCTCTTTTGGTTGGGATAATTTCCAATTCTATATTTTTGTAGGGTAATTCTATAAACAATTATCCGTTTACCCTAACAAAGAAATCAGTCTTGACTGGTTACGTTATGAAAAAATTTAAAGATTTAGATTGTATACTGCTCATTGACGATGATCATGTAACTAATTTTATACACACAAAGGCGATAGCCCGTGCAAATATTGCTGCACATGTTCAGGTAGCCGAAACTGCTACAGATGCCCTTGCTTTTTTAACCAATTCCGGTATTTTTTCCACAGAAGAAGAAAGCGATTTGCCACGTCCGGGCATTATTCTGCTGGATATTAATATGCCGGGTATGAATGGCTGGGAGTTTCTGGAAGCGTATGCCCGGTTAACCACCGTTCAAAAGGCCCGTATTATTGTAGTAATGCTTACCACTTCTTTAAATCCCGATGACGAACTGCGTGCTTTAAAAAGCCAGGACGTAATACAATTTATGAAAAAACCACTGCGCCCTGAAATGGTGGCAGAATTAGCGCAGCAGTTTTTTGAGTTACAATCCGAAACGGTTTAGTATATCTCCGGTTGCAGCACATCGCTTTTCATGCTGCCGGTGTTTTTAAACCGGGTGTGCCAGCTAAATGCTTTGTGCAGCAGGTGTGGGGTTTGCCCACCTGCTTTGCAGGCTTGTTTAAAATAATCCATCAGCTCTTCTTTATAGTCGCCATGCGTGCAATGCTCTATCATTAACCGGGCCCTTTCGCGGGGCGCCAGGTTTCGCAAATCGGCCAGCCCGTTTTCTGTAATAATCACATCTACATCATGCTCGCTATGGTCCACATGCGAAACCATCGGCACTATGCACGAAACGTCATTGTGTTTCGCAGTAGAGCTGGTTACAAAAATGCTGAGGTAAGCATTGCGGGCAAAATCGCCCGATCCGCCAATACCATTCATCATATGGGTACCGCTTACATGGGTGGAGTTTACGTTGCCATAAATATCACATTCCAGCGCCGTGTTTACAGCTATTACACCCAGGCGGCGTATCACTTCGGCGGCGTTACTAATGTCCTGCGGACGCAACACCATGTGTTGTTTGTAGTGATCTATGTTATTGAATATCTTTTCATAATAAGCTTCCGATACGGTAATGGAAGAGCCTGAAGCGTAGCGCATTTTACCGGCATCGATCAGGTCAAAAGTACTATCCTGCAATACTTCCGAATACATGGTCAGGTTTTCATAGTCGCTATCCAGCAACCCGCTTAACACGGCATTGGCCACCTTGCCAATACCACACTGCAAGGGTAACAATGAGCGGGTAAGGCGTCCTTTTTTAATTTCGTCATCAAAAAATTGCAACAGGTGTCCGGCTATAGCAGTAGTGCAGGTATCCGGTGGCGCAATATCTGCCGGGCTGTCTTTTTCATTAGTAATCACAATGCCAATGACTTTATCGGGGTCTACAGGAATGCTATGGTAGCCAATGCGCATATCCGGCCTGGTAATGGGGATGATGCGGTGATTGGGAAAGTTGCCGGTGAAAAAGATATCGTGTATACCCTTTACATTCGGGTGCACGCTCATGTTCAGCTCTATGATAATTTTATTGGCCAGTTGCGCAAAGGCGGCTGAATTGCCCACAGAGGTAGTGGGTATAATGCTGCCATCATCTTCAATCATGGCGGCTTCTAATATAGCAATATCCATTTCGGGAAAGTGGCCGCTTTTTAACTGCTCGGCTGTTTCAGATAAATGCTGATCAATAAACAGCACTTCCCCCTTGTTAATGTCTTTACGCAAAGTAGGGTCTACCTGAAAAGGCAGGCGGCGTTTTAATACATGTGCATTAGCCAGTAAGCCATCCGTACCATGTCCCAGCGATGCACCGGTTATTAACGTAATTTGTAAAGGATCGGTAGCGGCACGCTCGGCCAGGGCCGGCAACACAGCCTTGCTATCGCCGGATTGTGTAAAGCCGCTGGAGCCTACC encodes the following:
- a CDS encoding response regulator translates to MDKGKVLIVDDDARNIFALSAVLKSRGYTCIAAGDVKEAMQKITTQEGIKVVLLDMMLPDMDGYEALPDMKAAPEYQGIPIIAVTAQAMAGDRERCMRAGADGYVSKPVNVDELIRLMNALTD
- a CDS encoding CheR family methyltransferase is translated as MEHIYINDNEVDILLNDIISLYGYDFSEYARASLGRRINRLFVLDKFVSFAELRYRVKTDPDYFSHFVEEITVNVTEMFRDPLFYKALREEVLPVLATHPFIRIWHAGCSTGEEVYSMAILLQEANLLHKSLLYATDINPKVLEKLRAGIFPLSQMKQYSENYIASGGKEVFSSYYTANYDRAKFDSNLGKNIIVSTHNLVSDRSFNEFQLIVCRNVLIYFDKPLKDKAFQLFEESLEKLGFLALGSKENLKFSPVGKKFRQLDNRQKIWRKIE
- a CDS encoding chemotaxis protein CheB is translated as MEENRITRGSGLVVVGGSAGSLDVILKVLPLLSERLLIPVIIVLHRKTSDDNILVELLAAKTKLPVKEVEDGDIITPGIVYVAPADYHLLIEKNGGLSLDASEKINYSRPSIDATFESAALAYNTQLTAVILSGGNGDGTEGLKAVKEHKGVAIAQDPSTATAPYMPQFAITAIPMDAILDAEGLAEYINQFS
- a CDS encoding glycoside hydrolase family 28 protein; its protein translation is MNRLSVIGLLGIASALWADVDVKAQKVSSPAYSWNHLPVVAQPAFKKDTLSIVAFGAKADGVTLNTESINKAIAACSKKGGGVVLVPEGLWLTGPIVLQSNVNLHVKRAAIIQFTDDFNQYPLVEGNYEGLRSARNQSPVSGTNLENVAITGTGVLDGNGAAWHMGYRDRFTEAQWKKKIAAGGSVSEDGRIWFPSEKTRRGHETKNNGILKDGKTLADFEDVKDYLRPNMVVLTNCKKVLLEGVTFQNSPAWCIHPLLCKDITLRNVFAKNPETAPNGDGLDLESCAQVLVEGCTFDVGDDGICIKSGRDEEGRKRGAPTENAIIRNNIVYHAHGGLVIGSEMSGGARNIFVENCSFIGSDKGLRFKTARGRGGVVEKIYCRNISMRNIVEEAIFFDMYYFTRPPAGVSAEEVPAVTEATPQFKDFYISNIVCNGASKGIFMRGLPEMHVKNVQLSNMVLKVKKGIELIESSGISLQNIQLQTTLNNPVMYVENSDAITFDNITYQSQVPVLLGISGKRTANVRVLNTDTTKAEKAVEYSHDASEKALLMNTAKK
- a CDS encoding glycoside hydrolase family 43 protein; the protein is MMNRLAVQGLLCSAMLLGLTYEVVKAQPLRGWPPVRDNQASGISKVWVPDNGNGTFKNPVLNADYSDPDAIRVGDDYYLISSSFDAVPGLPILQSKDLVNWKIAGHALLRQPPFDHFAKTQHGNGVWAPSIRYRNGEFYIYYPDPDFGIYLTKAKNITGPWSDPVLVEAGKGLIDPCPLWDEDGKAYLVHAYAGSRAGIKSVLVVKEMNAEGTATTSAGVLVYDGHGTEDITVEGPKLYKRKGYYYIFAPAGGVPTGWQIVLRSKNIYGPYERRVVMDQGTTKVNGPHQGAWVTTQTGEDWFLHFQDKEAYGRVVHLQPMRWLNDWPVIGLDRNLDGKGEPVLNYKKPNVGKTWPIETPAESDEFNDVTLGLQWQWQANPKATWSFLNPTKGSLRLFSDKVPDSAVNLWEVPNILFQKTPADAFMATTKFTFTPNEKLVNEKAGLVVLGYSYAGLAVKSKKDGLYLVYNACKDAEKKRPELETELAKLSGKEVYFRVTVTSGAQCRFSYSLNGQQFINAGEVFTAEPGRWVGAKVGLYCTRTTQINDAGYVDVDWFRVEAVR
- a CDS encoding response regulator, with amino-acid sequence MKKFKDLDCILLIDDDHVTNFIHTKAIARANIAAHVQVAETATDALAFLTNSGIFSTEEESDLPRPGIILLDINMPGMNGWEFLEAYARLTTVQKARIIVVMLTTSLNPDDELRALKSQDVIQFMKKPLRPEMVAELAQQFFELQSETV
- a CDS encoding succinate CoA transferase translates to MYNHRIKHPSLLDKIITAPQAAAYIQNNTVVGSSGFTQSGDSKAVLPALAERAATDPLQITLITGASLGHGTDGLLANAHVLKRRLPFQVDPTLRKDINKGEVLFIDQHLSETAEQLKSGHFPEMDIAILEAAMIEDDGSIIPTTSVGNSAAFAQLANKIIIELNMSVHPNVKGIHDIFFTGNFPNHRIIPITRPDMRIGYHSIPVDPDKVIGIVITNEKDSPADIAPPDTCTTAIAGHLLQFFDDEIKKGRLTRSLLPLQCGIGKVANAVLSGLLDSDYENLTMYSEVLQDSTFDLIDAGKMRYASGSSITVSEAYYEKIFNNIDHYKQHMVLRPQDISNAAEVIRRLGVIAVNTALECDIYGNVNSTHVSGTHMMNGIGGSGDFARNAYLSIFVTSSTAKHNDVSCIVPMVSHVDHSEHDVDVIITENGLADLRNLAPRERARLMIEHCTHGDYKEELMDYFKQACKAGGQTPHLLHKAFSWHTRFKNTGSMKSDVLQPEIY